In Cardinium endosymbiont of Dermatophagoides farinae, the sequence TAGGGTATATCGCTTGCTGCTAAAAAAAAGGCTTTCTACCGTTTCACGGGCCGTCTGTTCATCAGGGGGTTCCGCATTACGCAACTGACGGTAAATTTGCTCTATTGCCTCCTTGGTATCATTGGTATTATCTTTTCCAAAGGTATTATAGACTAGGTGATAGTCGGCATAAGCTGCTTCTGATTTATGCAAGATAATAGAAGAGACACCTGAAGATAGGATGATTTCTATAGCAGCTTCGTCCAATAGCGTATTGCGCTCTACAAGGACTTCATGGCTTGCGCGTACATATTCTTCACCAGTTTCTTCATTTACATAAGGTTCCTGGCAACTTTCTAAAACCCGAGCAGCTAATTTACGGCCTATATGCTTTTCTAAGACTGCTTTGCTTGCCTCTACTTCATCTGTAAGACCAAATATATCTAAGATATCTTTATCACTACTATACCCAATGGCACGCAACATAGTGGTAACCGGAATTTTCTTTTTCCTATCTAGATAGATATACATCACCGAATTGATATCAACTGAAAATTCAATCCAAACACCTTTAGCAGGAACTACTTTAGCAGCGTAAACATTAGACCCACTAATGTGCTTATTCTGAAAAAAGAAAATACCAGAGGACTTATGTACTTGAGAAACCACTACACGCTCCACACCGCTTAAAATAAAAGAACCCTGATCGGTCATATAGGGCACATTACCAAAAAAAACCTCTTGCTCAACGCCTTCATATTTTCCAGTATGCTCGTCGTTTTGCAGCAAGCGTAACTTTGCTTTCAAAGGGACATCATAGGTCAACCCGCGCTCAATACACTCCCGGGGCGTATATTGGGGAAGCTCTAAATTATAATCAATAAACTCCAGAATATAGTTCCGTTTAGAATCTTCAATAGGAAAATGCTCCATAAAAACTTTATAGAGCCCTTCACTGGTTCTATTTTCTGGACTAACACCCAGTTGAAAAAAATCTCTAAAAGACTTTAACTGGATTTCAAGCAAATCAGTATAATTTGCAGGGGCATCAGCAGAAGGCATATGGCAATTTTGTTTACTAGATTGTTTTTTCTTCACGAAGGTGCTACAAGTTTATAGTTTATAGGAAGCAAGAAAAAGAAAACAGCCCCCGGCTACATTAACATTCAGCAGGCCAAACACTGAAAAAAGCAAAAACAGACAAGATGTATGGCCGGAGCTAAATAGGTAACCTTTAACACCCCAAAAATATAGTATATAGGGCAGCTGCCTACTTCAATTCAACCTCTGCACCAGCTTCTTCTAATTTTCTTTTAATAGTCTCTGCTTCTTCTTTAGGCAGGTTTTCTTTCATCGTGCCTGGTACGCCATCCACAAACTCTTTGGCTTCTTTCAAGTTCAATCCTGTTATTTCTTTGATCAGTTTTACCACAGCCAGCTTAGAAGCACCTGCTGATTTTACAACCACATCAAATGTTGTTTTTTCTGCCACCGCTTCAGTAGGCGCAGCAGGACCAGCTGCCATCATCATAGGAGCTGAAGCAGCAGGCTCAATACCATACTCGTTTTTCAAAATATCAGATAGCTCATTTGCCTGCTTAACCGTTAAATTAACAAGCTGTTCGGCTAAAACTTTTAACTCGGTCATAATTTATAAATGTTTATACAATTTAGTATAGATACAAAAACAGAGAAACTCTCTGAGCCTTCTCTGGAAACGCTACTTCTGCTGGTAATTTGCTCGTCAATCCGGTGCTCAAATCCTCACGTACATCTAGTACGCTGCGGTTTTGCACTCCGTGTCTCCTACAAATTCCTCAGCATAAGCGCGTTTCGAAAGAAGTCTCTTGTTATGCGGATGCTAAAGTTTCCACCACTCCCATTAAACGTTTGCCTCCAGATTGAATCGCAGCCACAACATTTAAAATAGGAGCTTTTAAAAGCATCATGATGTCTCCCAAAATCTCTTCTTTTGATTTTAGGTTACTCAACGCATCCAAGTGCGCTGCGCCAATAAATAGATCACCATGAATAGCAGCAGCCTTTAACACAGGAAGACTTAATCTTTCAGCTTCCAAAAAAGCTTTTAACATTTTTCCGGGGGCACGCCCACTGTCATGGCTAAACAAAATACCAGAAAATCCCTTCAATACACTTGAAAAAGAAGCTGCATGGGCTACACATTTTTCAGATCGCTCAAGCGCCTTCTGTATTAAAGTGTTTTTAGCTATTTGATAAACTATATTTTGCGCAGCACAACTTTTTCTAAATTTGTTTACCTGTTCCACGGTAAGACCCATAGCGTCTACCACATAAAAACAGTCGAAAGTAGAAAATTTTTCCACTAGACTTTCTATAACCTGTAATTTTTCTTCTCGTTTCATTTTTCTAAAGCCCAAGGGCAATGCTCCTATCTACGAAAAAGCCTCTACTCATCGTGCTAGAAAGACTAATACTATTTATATAAAGCCCTTTTGAGGAGGCAGGCTTTAACTTAACAATCGCTCTTAACAACTCTGTGACATTCTCTACGATCTTTTCCTGAGCGAAAGATACACGGCCTACACTGGTATGTACAATGCCATACTTATCCACCTTAAAGCTTACCTTTCCACTCTTTACTTCTTTCACCATCTTAGCCACATCCATGGTTACGGTACCTACCTTAGGATTAGGCATCAACCCACGAGGACCTAATATTTTACCCAGCTTACCGAGTTTAATCATAACGGTTGGCATGGTGATAATGACATCTACATCTGTCCATCCTGCTGTTATCTTCTCTATATAGTCATCTAACCCTACATAGTCGGCACCAGCCTGTTTGGCTTCTTGTTCTTTATCAGCTGTACAGAGCACTAAAATTCTGCAGGACTTACCTGTTCCATGTGGAAGGGATACGGTTCCCCTTACCATTTGATCAGATTTTTTAGGATCTACACCCAAACGAACCGCAACATCCATGGAAGCATCAAACTTTGTAAAAGTATTTTTTTGCACCAGCTGCACGGCTTCAGTTAGGTGATAGACCTCTTTGGAAGCACTTGCTGCACTATGTGTATTCCTTTTTTGAATGGCCATTTTTATATCTTTTATTTAACCCAAGGCTTTTTATTTAACCCAAGGGGCAGTACCTTGTACCGTAACGCCCATACTTCTTGCTGTTCCAGCTACCATACGCATGGCTGCATGTACATTTAAGGTATTTAAGTCTGGAAGCTTATCGGTTGCAATTTGCGCAATCTGCTCCCAACTAATACTGGCTACCTTACGCCTATTGGACTCAGGAGACCCCTTTGTAATCTGGGCAAGCTTCATAATAGCAATAACAGCAGAGGATGTTTTAATGATAAAGTCAAAGGACTTATCTTGATAAACGGTAATGATTACAGGTATAATTTCCCCTTGTTGATCCTTTGTTCTAGCATTAAACTGCTTACAGAACTCCATGATATTGATACCCTTACTACCCAATGCCGGGCCTACTGGCGGAGATGGATTGGCTGAACCACCTTTAACCCGTAATTTTACATAACCTAAAACTGGCTTAGACATAACTTATATGAATTTTAAGAGTAGACTTCTTTCGAAACGCTAACTTATGCTGAGGAATTTGTAGGAGACACGGAGCGCAAAACCGCAGCGTACTAGATGTACGTGAGCATTTAAGCACCGGCTCGGACCCCTGGATCACCGCGCAAATTACCAGCAGAAGTTAGCGTTTCGCAAAAAGTCTATTAAAAAAGCTTTTTAACCTGCGCATAACTTAACTCTACAGGGGTACTCCGCTCATCAAAAATTTTAACAACAACATTTAACGTTTTCTTTTCTTCAAAAATTTCTTGTACTTTTCCAGAAAAGCCTGCAAAAGGCCCATCTATGATTTCAACTACTTCTCCTAAAGAAAAAATAGCGCTTAACTTCAGATGGCTAGGCTCAAGACTATTGGTTTTACCTATAATGCGATCAACTTCCGTTTGACTCAATGGAACAGGTGCACTACGCCACCCCCTAACACCTAAAAAACCCAAAGCACCGGTTATACTTTTTAGCAACTGTACAAGAAGACCATTTGACAAGTCTGCCTGCAAAAATATATAACCAGGAAATAAATGTCTATTTTTTACATATTTTTTCCCAGCACGAACCTCATATACCTTTTCATAAGGTATCAACAGCTCGCTAACAATAGACTGTAAATTGTTTTTTACAAGCTCTGCCTGCAGATTAGCCTTTATTTTTTCTTCTTGCTTAGCGACTACTTTAAGCACATACCACTGTAACGCATTCATTCAACTCGTCCATTTTTTAAAAAGCATTATAAAACCACACAAAAGCTTTTTTTAAAGACCAATCCATGAGCCCAATAAGAAGCGCAAATATCAAGGAAGCTACAAGCACAAGCATAGCACTACCTTGTAACCTATAGTAAGAAGGCCAAGTAATCTTATACCTTACTTCTTGTATCAGATTCTGTATAAATATCTTTGCTTTTGACATATTATTTAATGCACGGGTGGAGAGACTCGAACTCCCAGCCTATGGTTTTGGAGACCACCACTCTACCAGTTGAGCTACACCCGTATTGTTTATACCATAAAATTAAAAGCAAAACCAAACCGCTTTAAAGCGCGGGATAAACAAACAACAAGAGAAAAAACCAAAACGAATTATTCAATAATTTCAGTAACACGCCCAGCACCAACTGTTCTACCCCCTTCACGAATTGCAAAACGCAACCCTACTTCCATGGCAATACTGTGAATAAGCGTAATCTCCAAATTAACATTATCACCTGGCATAACCATTTCAATTCCTTCAGGCAGCTTTACTTCACCTGTAACATCTGTTGTTCTAAAGTAGCACTGTGGCCTATATTTATTAAAAAATGGTGTATGACGGCCTCCTTCTTGTTTGGTTAATACATAGACCTCTGCTTTAAACTTACTATGTGGCTTCACGCTTCCTGGCTTGCAAACGATCATACCGCGCTGAATAGAAGACTTATCAATACCACGCAGCAACAGCCCAACATTATCACCAGCTTCACCTCTATCCAAATTTTTACGGAACATTTCCACGCCTGTAACGGTAGAAGTCAACTTATCAGCCCCCATACCAATAATCTCAACAGGACTACCTGTAGTAATTACACCCTTTTCAATTCTACCGGTTACAACGGTTCCACGACCTGTAATCGTACATACTCCCTCTACAGGCATTAGAAAATCTTGATCTACCAATCGTACAGGAAGCGGAATGTAAGTATCTACTGCCTCCATCAACTCCTCAACCTTGGCTTCCCACTGCGGCTCATCATTTAAAGCGCCAAGAGCAGAACCATGAATAATAGGGGTGTTATCACCATCAAACTTATAGGCACTCAAAAGCTCCCTAATCTCAAGCTCTATCAATTCAATCATTTCAGGATCATTTACTAGATCCACCTTGTTTAAGAATACCACAATACGTGGGACACCAATTTGGCTAGCCAAAAGAATATGCTCCCTCGTTTGGGGCATCGCACCATCTGAAGCCGATACTATAAGAATGGCGCCATCCATTTGGGCAGCACCTGTAATCATATTTTTAACATAATCCGCATGACCTGGGCAATCCACATGGGCATAATGCCTATTTTTGGTTTCGTATTCTACGTGGGCAGTATTAATGGTAATACCTCGCTCCTTCTCTTCTGGGCAGCATCAATGGCTGAAAACTCTTTTTTCTCTGCTAACCCTGCTTTAGCCAAAACGGCAGTAATAGCAGCTGTGAGTGTTGTTTTTCCATGGTCAACGTGGCCAATTGTACCAATGTTTACATGGGGCTTTAACCGATTAAATGTTTCCTTTGCCATAGTTTATAATTCTTTAGATTTTTCAATATAATAACTTATTCACCCAATATATTTTTGGATTTACCCAAAATTAACCTCTTTAGATCTATTCCAAAATGGAGCCAATGACGGGACTTGAACCCGTGACCTCTTCCTTACCAAGGAAGCACTCTACCACTGAGCTACACCGGCCCTATAGAAACCAAAGAGCGGGAGACGAGGATCGAACTCGCGACCTGAAGCTTGGAAGGCTGCCGCTCTACCAACTGAGCTACTCCCGCTTTACCATAGACTGCGTCTACTACCGCCTAGTGGGGAGAGAAGGATTCGAACCTTCGAAGCTTACGCAACGGATTTACAGTCCGCCCCAATTGGCCGCTCTGGCATCTCCCCTAAAAAAAAGATAGAAAAATAGCATAGCCACTATGCCAAATAATTCAAGCAAGTCTACGAAAAATATTTTGCCCGCGCAAAAATAAAATAAAGTAAAATACAATCAATAAAGGACTTGCTTTAATAATTTAGAAGCACCAGACCCACACGCCTACTCGTAAAAACGATCTATAACAGATCTACATAAATACCAAGGGAGAAAGGCTTGAGTGAATCGGAACCACTAGGACCTTGCTTTTCCTCAAAAAGGGAGGTACAATAAAAAGCGCCTGTTAACCCAAAACGACCATACCCAACCCCAGCTTGAAACGCCCAAGCATAGGGCTTAAGATTAAAGCTTCCCTCCTCAACGCAAGAAGCAGCTGAATCACCAAATTCTTTGTATTCGACAATGGTAGAAGCAGATCTACGAAAGCCAAACTTAACACCCAACCAAGTATGAAACCCTGCCTTAGGATCATCTAAAACACTATTAAACCGCAACCTAAGCAACAAGTCAATAAAGGAAATTTTAATAGCAGAATAAGCATATTTTTTATCCGAAGTATTGTCTAAATCTTCACAATCTGTATGCGACTTTGTCTTTCTTTTAAGCGTTGGATAAGCCGTTTCATCACCACGCTTTTCACCAGCAAAAGGATAGAACAAGCTACTCCAACCAATCCCTGGACAAAGGGCAAAACGAGATTGATTGATGCGAATGGCATATACAAAAGCCATATCTTTACGAAGCAAACTATTCCAATCTATTTTTTTCATCTTATGAAACTTTCCAGATGAATTGTCCCCTAGATTGTATAAGTAATCCATTCTTACAGAATCAGTGATAAAACTAAGATAATTTTCCACAGATGACAGATAAATATCAGAATCATCGTTTGCTGTGTTTTCTGTGGGTACAGGAGCAGGAGCAGCAGGAGCAGGAGCAGCAGAAGCAGAAGCAGAAGCAGAAGCAGAAGCAGAAGCAGAAGCTGCATCATCTAAAGGAGCTGCATAGCCAACATAGGAGGCAAGAAAAAAGAATAATAGCGGAATGATTTTTTTTTTCATGTAGGTTAAAGATATTATAAGGGTATAAATGCTACTTAACAAAGGTACTTTTTTTTTTAAATATGTCAAAACATTACCTTGAAATAAATTTTTGTTTATTAAATTTGCATAACCACCATTAAAGGGTAGCCCCTTTTTGAAACCTATTTGTGATCAGCAATTTTTAAGAGAAGCGCAGTCACCAAAATACTTAGATGTATTTGAGGGGCATGGATATGGACAAGCTTCGACACCAAAATTGCCATTTAGCAATAGGTTTCAAAAGGGGGCTAATGGACTTGTAGCTCAACTGGATAGAGCACTGCACTACGGATGCAGCGGTTAGGGGTTCGAATCCCTTCAAGTCCACAAGGTCATTCATTGAAGGGTGTGGGCTTAAAGCTTCCACCCTTAGTAAATCTTTCTAAAGGGATAAGGAGGTTTTCTATTCAAGCAATCAATGCTGTCAACTTAAGGCATTTATATCACATTTTTTATTGATCACGAGGATGATGCCTATCATTTATATCTTAAAGTAGTAAGTAGTACATTATAAGTAGCTTTTTTATTGATCACGGGGATGATGATGCCTACCACTTTTTGCTTGATCAAAAAGCGGACAAAAAATCAAGCGCTGATGAAAAAAATTGCGGAAAGCGCACCTTACAGCTGAAAAAACAGGAGCCGTCCTGCAACCCTCCCTGCAAACTGTTTTTCTATTCATCTGTAAACTGCACTTTCTGATCGTAACTTTTTCCAAGGGCGCGTTTTTACTTGTCGTCATACGTTTTAGGTGGTCAGAAGACTGAAAAAATAGAAGTTATTAAGTTATAACTTATAATACGCAATCAAGCAATCAAGTTAAGACCTTAGTGTGCTGGTGGCCGCCAATAAAGGAATGCGGCGCTTCAGAAAAGGGAAAATCTTCTAACAATTTGTTTTTCAGCGGATCAGAAAATCAGCCTGTTCGAAGCCCGTGAAGCGGGCAAGCTCTGATTTTTCCGCTGAAAAATAAATTGTTTCATTATCTTTTTTGTGTGCCAAAGGCCTTTATCGGCGGTTACTAGCAAAGAGAATACTAAAAAGGCCTTTATCCAGCGGCCACTAGCAAAGAGAATACTAAAAAGGTCTTTATCCAGCGGCCACTAGCAAAGAGAATACTAAAAAGGCCTTTATCGGCAGCCACTAGCAAAGGAAAAACTACAGTTGTAATGCGTGGAGATAAGACCATAAGCGGAGGGCTTGGGTGTCTGCAGTTACTGCGCGACCACTGTGCCGAGTTGTTTGGCAATACTGCACTCGGAAGCTTTAAGCAATTGGTGGACTTGCAGTAATGCTACTTCCTCATCTGCAGATAATTCTTGTTTGAGTGTTTCTCTGTTTTGTTCAATAAGCTCTTGTACCAAGCGAATCTTTAGCCGAAGGATCACTTCTAAACTTATTTTTTGTGCATGCTGGCCCTCTTCTATGGTATAAATGCCATACTTTTTGATCCAAGCTTCACTAATGTCATGAGGGGAAGCGGTTAAATCAATGGCTATTTTTCTAATGGTTTCCTCCTTACTATCCAAACAACACTGCATATCTACTAAGCCGCCTTGCTGGAATACCGATTTACAGTATTCAAAAAGCACTTTGCAATCAGTAGATCTAAAAGCTACATCACCTAGTTCTAAGAAAATATATTGATACAACCACCGTTCCTCAGATAGTTTGGTGGCACCATAGGTCAACAAAACACGCATAATTTCTCGCTCATAGGCTTCAATACTTGCGGTAAGCTTACTGGTCAAAGGAAGATTTTTTTGATCTATATATGGGTTGCTTTTTTGTCTACCATATTGCTTGGGAAATGTTCTTTTTTGCTGCCATACGGGAGTAGTTGCATGACGCAATGCATGATAGGTGGTAAAAAGCAGCTCCTCCTCTATAGCAAAAAGCTTGCTGCATTTTTTAAGAAATAGAGCCCCTTCTATTTCATCTGGAATGGCTACCACGCTTTGCACAATCTCGCGTATAGCTCTTGCTTGCGCTACTGGGGTCTGTTCAGTAGACTGGTTTAGTAGAAAACTAGCTTTAAAGGTAATAAAGTCTTGAGCAGAACAATTGATATAGTGATTAAATGCATCTGTTCCTACCTTACGCAGGTAACCATCTGGATCTTCTCCTGAAGGCAGTAAGATGACTTTTACTTCAAATCCTTTTGCTAAAAACTTGTCTATACCACGAAAAGCAGCCTGAATACCAGCTTGATCTCCATCAAAAACCAGTGTAACCTTAGTGGTAAAACGACATAGGGCGTCTATTTGTGGTTCGGTCAGTGCCGTGCCAGCAGAAGCGACTACCTGCTCTACCCCTGCTTTATGAAAGGCCAATACATCCGTATACCCTTCTACCAGATAACAATTATTTTCCTGCTTAATGGAATGCTTGGCAAAAGAAAGGCCATATAACAACCTCCCCTTTTGGTAGATAAGGGTTTCGGATGAGTTGATATACTTAGGGCCATCTACCTCCTTAGACCTCTTCGAAGACTCGATTGCTAAATGGCCATTTTGGTCTCTACGCTCCTCACATACAGCCGAGTATGCTGGCGACTGCGTTTCTCCTAAAAATTGCCCATCAGAAATAGGCTTGGCAAGAGGTGCAATAGCTATATGACGCGCACCAAAGGCAACGACTTGTCCACTGCTATTGTGAATAGGAAACATCAGCCTGCCTCGAAAACGGTCATAAACTTTGGTGCCATTTTGGACCACCAGCCCGGCTGCAACCAATTGTTCCAGCCTTACTCCTTTTCCTATGGCAAATCTATAGAATGCATCCCAGCTATCAAGGCTATACCCTAACTCAAACTTTTTTGCTATTTCAGATGGAATGGCCCGTTGGGCCAGATAAGTTAGGGCTACTTTAGCTGCTTCTTCATGATGCCACAATAGATTTATGTAATAATCTTTAGCTGCATTCAATAGAATATAGAGGCTTTCTTTTGCTTGGTAATCCTGATGCGCGCCATCTGTGGCTGATGTAATGGGTATACCGTATCTTTGGGCAAGGTAGGTAATCGCCTCTATAAAGGTAGACCCTTCTATCTGTTGTATAAAGGTTATAATATCCCCAGAAGCATCGCATCCAAAACATTTATAAAATCCTTTCGCAGAAGAAACTGAAAAAGAGGGAGTATGCTCATCATGAAAAGGACAACAAGCCCAAAAATTTTGTCCTTTTTTTTTAAGGGGCAAAAAATCAGCAACTACCTCTTCAATACGTGCAACACGCTGAACAGCTTGAATGGTTTCTTGACTAATGATCATAGCAGCCAGAATGAACTAAATACAAAAGGAATGGTTAACTTTAGACCTTCTTCAAAACCTATTTGTGATCAGCAGTTTTTAGGAGAAGCGCAGTCGAGCACCGCAGAATACTAAATGTATTTGAGGAGCATAGACAAGCTTCAACACCAAAATTGCCATTAGACATAGGTTTTGCAGAAGGTCTTTTTTCTAAGGCGCATTTTCTCTTTACTGCTTAGCAGTAGCTACTGCTATTTCCTTTCAGTTGACGCTACTGACTTGAATAAAATAAATACAAAATTAACTACTCTTGCAAAAAATCCAAAAGCTTTTGTAGCCAAGCAGACGGGCTAACTAACTATCTTTATCTTTGTCTTGCCTTTTACTTTTATCTTTACAAATCTTTAGTGCCTTTCTGGCGGCTTTTTCTAAGGCCATTCCTATTTCTGGGTCCAAGTATTTATTGGCTAAGTTAACATCTATAGAAAGGGTTTCTTGCGCCATATGTACCACCTCTGGCAAATGGGTATAGCCTGAAGCATGACGTAGATCATAGAGCCGTTCGGCCAATTTGATAAAGAGCACAGAAAGCTGTACTTGCTCTTCCTTGATCGCTTTCTCTAATCGATTTTCCAGACAAAGTAAGGAAGGATGATCTAACGCTTGGTGCTTATCGATACCTAACACATTCAATACAAAAGCATAAACACCCAAATTATAGTGATCCCTCACATAAGAAAGGGGCAAACAAGTATGACGGACCAATTCATAGAGCAAAGAGGCATAAATTACTTTAGGAGAATTAAAAACCCATTCTACCACCAACTTGGCAATCCCTACCACACGTACATAAAACAATTGACCCGAGGCATGCCGCTTAAAGCCAAAGTGTTGCCGCAGTAATAAAAGTAAACCGGAAATGGTACCTAGATCAATAGGATCCATGTCATGCGAAAATTGAGCAACATGGTCATGGAACTGCATCAATTCCATCATGGAATCAGCTTGTTCTTTAGGAGTAACAGGGGTTTCTGAGGTTAGGCAATCTATAGGTAGTTTAGTGGTCATCTTATCACGAATTTCTATAACATCAACAGGCAATACCAGCAACATAGTGGGATCCTGCACTTGAACAGCATATTCCAAATAGCCATAATGGGCACCCACAATACTAGCTATGGTTTCTTGTTGAAGATCTATGGATGGTGGTACATCTTGTTCTCCTGGGGAGGCCGCAGCATCCTCCCGCTCTTCATAAAGGTCTTTTGACTTTAGGAAGCAGTTGAGCAGCGGTAGTAGCCCGACTGATTACTAAAGCCGTAGCTTGAAAAAACATAAATGAAGGATAACTGCTCTCAATCAGATCTACTTGCTTAAACTGCAAAATAGTGGTATGCAGTTGTATTTTAACAAGTGGTGTAATACCGCCCTCTAGCTTACCAATACGTAAAACAGCTTGCATCAATAAGTAGATTACTTGATGGATATCGCATATGATATAAGAAGATGGCCAGCCACTAGGCTCTTGTATATGCTCTACAAACAGCTTAGGCGGATGCGCCACCTCTTGAGACAAAGTAAACTCCACCTTACGCATCAGCTTATCTAACGTAATCTTAGCAGGCCGCAGGAGTGCATGATCTTTGGCCTTTGCTCTTCTATTGAAATAGGAGACCCAATCATATAGTTTATTGATAATACTCTGGAAATCTTGCTTATAAAGGGGCATGTTGCCATCTAAAAGTGAGACAGATTGTTCAATTTTACCTATTACTTGTTCTAAAATAGAGCCATAGCGCTTAGAGAAGAGAGATTAAAGTTTGCAGATGGAGCCATAGACAAATCATAGAGAGACTCCTTTAGTTTTTGGGATAGCCTAATCTTGTTTTGATTTTTTAAATAAAGATTCTGAGCCATATAACCACCTACTTTGACTTTAAAATAAATAATAATCGTAACCACTAGTAGTGTGACCATAAACAACGGAAATAAAGCGGATAATACAGAGAAGGGCAATCGAACAGCAATAGGATAAAGGGTTACGAGTAATACAGTTACTACAACCCTTATGCCCAGATAAATCGGCAATACCCATAAGATTACAGCATAATGGGCCAAGGATAAAGATGCACTAAAGATCGGGTCAGCCAGATGCTACCAGTACCAAAGTAGATTTAATGGAAGATAAAAGACGCAACCTATTAGCCAACATAAGCCAATCAACCAGCCTGGATTGGTTTGGCCAAAGAAACTTTTATAACGTGTAAATACACCGTAAGATGTAAAAAGAGCACCCAGCAGACCTTGGCATATCCCCAATAGACACGATCTGGTTTAATAAACCAATAGCCCAGAATAGCAGTAGCAATCATATAAAGACCCGTTAAGCGCAACGTACTATCGCTGGGCCTTAGCCTAGCCAATGTAACTTTTCTATTGGCCCATGCATTTTTAAGCGCCTCTTTTCGCTCCGCGCGCTTGCGCGCATAGGCTTGTTGCATTTGCTTAAACCCGTTATCCGGTTCAACCCATCCCACGCTTTTCGGTTGTTTGAGTAGATAATGGCCAGCCATCATAGCCAAGCCATTGACTACCATAGCAAGGAAAGAACCATCCATACTTGTTAGCGGTTCAACCCATTTTTTCCAGACTACAATAGTGCATACACCTGTCGCTATGCCAATCAAAGCGGTACGTGAGGTGCCTCGAAAGCCAAATATGGCCAATATAAAGGGAGCAGTTACCGTAGGTACAAAAATAGCAAGCCCCAATAGAGCAGTTGCAATAGGTCATTGCAGTAAAAAGCTACGATCATAGCGAGTAAACCTACCACTAGGGTAGCCCATCTTGCTATTTTAAGCTGCAGCGCATCAGTGATTTCTTTTTGATTGTATAGGCTTTTCACGATATCATGGCTGGCCATAATCGCACAAGCATTTAAAGAAGAATCAGCTGTAGACATCGCCATAGCCAGCAAACTAATGGCAAGAAATCCTTTAAAAATAAGCGGAATATGGTCTACTAGATGGCTCCAAACCTCTTCTTTTGATAAATCGGGTGCGCCTACAAAAGCAAATAGACCAATAAGAATGATAAAAATGGATATAACAATGCTAAAGATGGTAGTATAGGAAAAAACTTCTTGCGCCTGCACGGGACCAGAAGACATATAGACCCGCTGCATAAGCTGAGGCAGTAT encodes:
- a CDS encoding sodium:solute symporter family transporter → MIAAIVGICNAIVIITMQITVMSQAIGICLKVANPYIMPILATLLLTFYSTFGGIRAVTFTDVLQFITFAIIIPLLAWFIFLKVDQPVSNILPMLQGQAKFQFSNLFHFNTQLVGMFLLLLSLIVSSILPQLMQRVYMSSGPVQAQEVFSYTTIFSIVISIFIILIGLFAFVGAPDLSKEEVWSHLVDHIPLIFKGFLAISLLAMAMSTADSSLNACAIMASHDIVKSLYNQKEITDALQLKIARWATLVVGLLAMIVAFYCNDLLQLLYWGLLFLYLR
- a CDS encoding HD domain-containing protein — protein: MGAHYGYLEYAVQVQDPTMLLVLPVDVIEIRDKMTTKLPIDCLTSETPVTPKEQADSMMELMQFHDHVAQFSHDMDPIDLGTISGLLLLLRQHFGFKRHASGQLFYVRVVGIAKLVVEWVFNSPKVIYASLLYELVRHTCLPLSYVRDHYNLGVYAFVLNVLGIDKHQALDHPSLLCLENRLEKAIKEEQVQLSVLFIKLAERLYDLRHASGYTHLPEVVHMAQETLSIDVNLANKYLDPEIGMALEKAARKALKICKDKSKRQDKDKDS